A segment of the Prevotella sp. HUN102 genome:
CGGTAGATTCTATGATGCTGTAAAGCAAAGCCTGAAGCGTGTAGTCGCTCTTCTTGTCGTGAATGTTGGCCGGATTAAAGATTTCCTCCACACTTCCGAGTTCCTTTGCCACCTTGTTGCCCGTCTTGTAGTCCACCACACGCAACCGAGGTCGGCTCGTTCCCGTTCCCACTTCGTCGAGCCTGTCCACACGTCCTCCTATCTTCAGTTTCTTTCGGGTGCCATTTACCTCGATTTCCACCTCTTTAAATATATCGAACTCGTGCTTTATGACGCGCATCGGCGCAATCCTTGCATCGAGACGGAGCAACTGTCGGAGATACTTCTCCACCACTTCACGGTTAATCAGTTGCAGACCATTGAGCTTAGGATGCTGCTTTGTGCCCTTTTTCTGAAGGAAAAGCTCGCGCGCAAAGGCTTCGGAAATCACGTCGTCGAAGGTGGATTGATGGTTGCCCGTGGTAACGGATTGTGCCGACTTGCCTGTTTTCAGCACATATTCTATATTTTCCCGCGTGATGACCTCACGAGGCAGCAACTGCTCGTACATCAGTTCGGCAGCCAGATGGAAGATGTTTCCGAAGACACGGCCGTCTATGTCGTCCTCGTCGCTGTCGTCGCTTTCCGCCAGTCCTCCTATGTATTTATAGTAGAACATCAGTTGGCAACGCTGATAGGTGTTGAGTGCCGTCGGCGAAAAATAGGATATCTCGTTGAGTTTCTCCACCACAACGGCGTCTTTCGCAATGTCGGTTGCAGTGCCCTGCATCGGTTCCTGTCCGGCTTGCAGTGCCAATCGGCGAATCGGCTGTCCGAGTTCCACCATCATCTGCAACATAAACCGGCTCATTTCGCCTGTCTTGCTGCCCTGTGTGGAGTTGTTGTAGAGTATGGTTACGTCCTTGGCACGCTGCAACAGACTGTGGAAATAATAGCTGTAAATCGCCACTTTGTTGTCGATGGTGGTAAGTTCGTAGGCCTTACGGATGAAGTGAGGGATAAACGACGTATCGTCTACGCCCTTCGGCATATTGCCCTCGTTGCAGGAGAGCAGCAGCACGTGGTCGAAGTCGAGATTTCGCGTTTCCAGCACGCCCATTATCTGCACGCCTCGTGCAGGTTCGCCGTGGAAGGGAATGTTTGTCGATGCGATGAGTTGGTTGAGCAGGCGTCTGAATATCGTGAAGTTGGCTTCCAAGTCGCCCGCAGCCATCAGTTCGGCAAGCCTGTTCAGCAGGGTGTACATTCGGAAAACAGACTCGCTGAACAGTTGGTCGTCCTGCATTCTGCCGTTTTTTGCAATCATCCGCACGATTTCAGACAGCCACGCAACGAATTGTTGGAGGTGTTGCCTGTCGTGCTCAACGTGTCGGAATATGGAGTTTTCGGCTGCCTTGATGTAATACTGCTTCGTGGAATTGAATTTGCGCAGCAGCGCATCGGCCTCATCAGTAATGAATTTTCCGTAAGGATGGCGCAGAACCCGGTTGATGTGGTGCAGCCGATAAGCATTTTCGCGCTGCGAATAACCCTCGGTCTGCAGATTGATGAGCTGCGCCACCATCGATGCTATCGGTGTTTGCTGCAACGGATAGCCCGTGGTTACGTTCACATCCTCTACGTTTTCGCCCGGAATACAATGTATCACGGTCTGTAAAAGATTCTCATCGCACATCACAATAGCCGTGCGCTTGCCGTCGAGATAGCGTTTGTTTTCCTCCAGCCAATGCGTGATGTAGCGTGCTTGGAGGTTTTCCGTCGGGGCAGAAATGAAGGTAATGTCTTTCTTTTCCTTAAAGTTGTTGTAGAGTTCTTCCTTTACCTCGCTGAGTTCGTTCGGGAAAATGCTCAGCCATTTACGGATATATGCGCCGGCTTCATTCATCGGCTGGAGATAATAGTCGTCGTAATCCCAGTAGAACAGAGCCTTGCCTTCCTTTCGCAAAGCCTTGAAGAGTTTCTGCTCAACAGTCTGCAACACGTTGAAACCCACGAAAATGTACTTTTCATACTGGTCGGGAAGGTTCTGACTTTCCACTACTTCGCGATACAACATACCTTCGTAGGCCAGATTCTGCGCACGGAGGCGTTCCTTAAAGTCTGTGAACACGGCGTGCAGCTTGCTCCATAGGTCGATGAACTTGCGGCGGATGCCCTCGTCGCTGCCGGTAAAGTTCGAGAAGAATCGCTTCAGCTCGGCCTTCTGCTCGTCTGTGAGATAGCTGACCGTGTCCAGTTCGTGGATATCCCTTATGTTTCTGAACACCAATTCGGCATCGGCCATATTCTTGTCTATGTCGTCGAAGTCGCCTAACAGCAGTTGTCCCCAACCATAGAACTGGTCGAGGTCTTCCGTGCTGCCCGTAATCTTGGTGTAACTCTTGTATAAATCGCACAGACTCTTGATGGGGTCGGCCACCGTAAACGTGGATTGCTGACGGAAAAGTTCGGAAATAGTGATGTAAGCAGGGCTCCACATAGGGCCTTCCGACAGCTTCGCCAGTTCGCTATTGAGGAAGAGCGAGGCGCGCTTGTTCGGGAAAACCACTGCTATGTGGGCGAGGTCGGTGCCGTGTTTCTGTATCAGGTCTTTTGCTACTTGCTTGAGAAATGTCTGCATAATTCTATCTTTTGGCTTGTGGGAAAACATCATTGGATTTGTGGAGGAACTTCATTAAGATTATGAAAATCTTTATTAAGCTTATGGGAAAAGTTCATTAAGACTGCGGAAGAACTTCATCTATCTGATTGCGCATCACATACCAGAGATAGCCCTTCACGTTTCGGTATCCCATCTTCGTGAGCATATTCATATATCCCCGCACCTGTTCGGAATATTCATCGCGGGGAATGCCGAACTTGAAGTCTACAACGATGGTTTCCTGTCCGTCTGTCATCACTCTGTCGGGCCGCCGCGATTCTACGGTTTCGGTTTCCTCATTGTACTCTATGATGGCACATTCGTTGAAAATCTTCCATTTCGGCGAGAACCAGTCGCGCACCTGTGGGGTGTCGATGGCTGTTTCTATCTTTCGGCGCAGTTCGCTCGTGGTCACCTCATCGTTGTAAATGATGCCTTCCTGTTCCAATTCGGCGAGCTTTGTAGGAATATCGTCGGTCGTATAGATGGTGGAGAAAAGCTGATGGAGAATATTTCCCACCTTTATATATCTGTCCCTGTCCGACATTTCCAAATCATCGCTCTCCACAAACTCCCTGCTTTTCCCGCTCTGCCTGAATCCGAGAATGTGTGGGAAAGTCTTGATTTCCACCTGAAAATTCGTTGAATCCACCAAGAAAGGATTGTCCTGACTGTTCTCCTTCGCCTTGTCCGTACCGTTTTCCAACTGTCCGTACTCAAAGATTATCGGTTCTTTTTCCGATGCCGGTTTGTCCAATACGCTGCCTGTGAGCCTTGCGGCAATGGCTTCCAAAGCCAGTTCCATTCCCTGCGAACGGTTGGATGTGCCCGGATTGGCCTGCTGTTCCTTGAAAGTCTTGTCCGTCATACGCTTACCCGTAACGAAAAGGTTCTTCGCAGCACGTGTGAACGCCACGTAAAGGAGGTTCATATTGTCGATGGTGTTCTGAAAATGCTCTTGCTTGTAGTCGTCCTCATACACCGTTCCCTGCATAGCATTCTTGGAAAAGTCCACCGGAACGAGTGGAATTTCGTTGAAAGGTGCTTCCTTTCCTTCCGTCTTACACCATATTATATTGCCTTTTTCCAGCGTCCAGTCGCAGAACGGAATGAGAACGTTGTCAAATTCCAGTCCCTTGCTCTTGTGAATGGTAATCAGTCTGATGCCTTCTATCTCGTCGCTCTGTATCGTCTTGGCGGAAAGGGTGCTGCTCCACTCCTTGATAAAGTCGTCTATGTCGGCGGGATGGTCGCGAAGATACTCGTTGAGCGTGTCGTAGAAGGTGCAGACATACGTATTCTGTCCTTTCAGCGTATCAAGATTGAAGAGTGTGAAAAGCTCATCCACAAGGTCGATGATAGGCATTCCGAGCAGTTTCTCCCCGTTTTTCACGAAGTTATCGGGAAGAGATTGGTTCAGTTTGCGCATCTGGTTCTCTTGCGACAGTCGTATCAGTTCCTGTTTCTCGGCCTTTGCCTTAATCTCTTCGTCGAACTTATTGAGATTCACAAGTATATCGCTGTCGGTAATGTTCTGTTTCAGCACCTTCTGCGTATAGGTTTTGGCGAGCTTTCCACGCGTGAGCAGGTCATCGGGATGCGTGAGCAGGTGGAGCGCATCAATGATAATGTTTACGGCGAGCGACGCATCGAGACGGAATGCCTCATCGGAAACAATGCTCACACGGCTGCCCAGACGCCTGACAAACGTGTCGGCAATGTCCTGTATCACGCCTTTTGAGCGCACCAATATGGCAATGTCTTTCTGTTTATAACCCTTTTCCAGCAGCATTTCAACCGTATTGGTAAGTGTTTCCAACACAGCTTCCCTGTATCCGTCCTTACTGCTCGGCAACAGTTCCATTCTCACGTAGCCGTGTCCATCTTTCCTATTCGGAATCTGCCTTACGTCCGCATAGGCTTTCCTCAACAGTTCCGAATCGGCAATGCCGTCGTTTTCCAGTTCGGCTACGGTGGTATTGATGACTTCTTCAAAGAAAACATTATTGAAGTTCACAATGTTCTCTTCGGAACGGAAGTTATGCTCCAGCGTCTGCACGTCCACCACCTCATCGTGGAAGCCCCGTGCATCAGGATTGTCAATATCGTTGAGCAGTTTCCAGTCGCCTTCGCGCCAACGATAGATACTCTGCTTGATGTCACCCACGATGAGGTTGCGGGATTCGGCCTGCGAGATGCAGTTGTCGAGCAACACCCTGAAGTTCTCCCACTGAATGGTGCTCGTATCCTGAAACTCGTCTATCATTATATGCTTCAGGCGTGCGCCGATTTTCTCGAAAACGAAAGGTGCATCGCTGTCGACAATGAACTTACGGAGCAGCGACTGCGTGTTGCTGAGCATAAACCTGTTGCTGTCCTTGTTCAGTTCGTCCACCTGATTGGCAATGGCGTTCAGCAAACGCAACTGCGACAGATGGGCAAGTGTGAGAATGCACGACTGGTATTCGCACCAACTGCCGATTCTTGCTTCTTCCAACTCCTTGAGCATTTCGCACAAATGCGACGATGCGAGGCTTACGACAATGTCCTTTTCGGCTGCCGGACACGATTTACTCACCCATTTTTCAGCTTTTTCAATGCAGCCCAACACGTATTTAGGGCTGTCTTCATTGCTGATTCTGCCAGTAGAACGCTTCACGATGTAGTCGTAAAGCCAACGCGTAAAGTAAGAGGAATCGTCCACACACGCATCACGAATCAGCCGGAGCATCTTCTGCGCAATGTCGTTCATCGATTTCTGAAGCTGATTTCGCTTTTTACGAAGCATATTCGTGTACTCCTTGAAGAAATCCTCATCGCCGAATAGTGCCTGCAAACGGTCTTTCTCGTCCTTGTAGAAGTCCTTGAAAATATTGAGACCGAAGTCCTTTATCTTCCCGATTACGTTCCATCCGAGGTCGTCTTCAATGCTCTTGTCAATGTAATCGCGAATCCATTTCAGCACATCCTGTCCCGGTTCAAGC
Coding sequences within it:
- a CDS encoding exodeoxyribonuclease V subunit beta, coding for MNKSLTVYKASAGSGKTFTLAVEYISILVKDPENYRKILAVTFTNKATQEMKMRILSQLYGIANGLESSDSYLEKVKEKTGLEEIVIRNNAKAAMSLLIHKYNDFRVQTIDAFFQHVLRNLAHELDLSANLRVDLNDEQVENNAVDQMIEGLEPGQDVLKWIRDYIDKSIEDDLGWNVIGKIKDFGLNIFKDFYKDEKDRLQALFGDEDFFKEYTNMLRKKRNQLQKSMNDIAQKMLRLIRDACVDDSSYFTRWLYDYIVKRSTGRISNEDSPKYVLGCIEKAEKWVSKSCPAAEKDIVVSLASSHLCEMLKELEEARIGSWCEYQSCILTLAHLSQLRLLNAIANQVDELNKDSNRFMLSNTQSLLRKFIVDSDAPFVFEKIGARLKHIMIDEFQDTSTIQWENFRVLLDNCISQAESRNLIVGDIKQSIYRWREGDWKLLNDIDNPDARGFHDEVVDVQTLEHNFRSEENIVNFNNVFFEEVINTTVAELENDGIADSELLRKAYADVRQIPNRKDGHGYVRMELLPSSKDGYREAVLETLTNTVEMLLEKGYKQKDIAILVRSKGVIQDIADTFVRRLGSRVSIVSDEAFRLDASLAVNIIIDALHLLTHPDDLLTRGKLAKTYTQKVLKQNITDSDILVNLNKFDEEIKAKAEKQELIRLSQENQMRKLNQSLPDNFVKNGEKLLGMPIIDLVDELFTLFNLDTLKGQNTYVCTFYDTLNEYLRDHPADIDDFIKEWSSTLSAKTIQSDEIEGIRLITIHKSKGLEFDNVLIPFCDWTLEKGNIIWCKTEGKEAPFNEIPLVPVDFSKNAMQGTVYEDDYKQEHFQNTIDNMNLLYVAFTRAAKNLFVTGKRMTDKTFKEQQANPGTSNRSQGMELALEAIAARLTGSVLDKPASEKEPIIFEYGQLENGTDKAKENSQDNPFLVDSTNFQVEIKTFPHILGFRQSGKSREFVESDDLEMSDRDRYIKVGNILHQLFSTIYTTDDIPTKLAELEQEGIIYNDEVTTSELRRKIETAIDTPQVRDWFSPKWKIFNECAIIEYNEETETVESRRPDRVMTDGQETIVVDFKFGIPRDEYSEQVRGYMNMLTKMGYRNVKGYLWYVMRNQIDEVLPQS
- a CDS encoding PD-(D/E)XK nuclease family protein → MQTFLKQVAKDLIQKHGTDLAHIAVVFPNKRASLFLNSELAKLSEGPMWSPAYITISELFRQQSTFTVADPIKSLCDLYKSYTKITGSTEDLDQFYGWGQLLLGDFDDIDKNMADAELVFRNIRDIHELDTVSYLTDEQKAELKRFFSNFTGSDEGIRRKFIDLWSKLHAVFTDFKERLRAQNLAYEGMLYREVVESQNLPDQYEKYIFVGFNVLQTVEQKLFKALRKEGKALFYWDYDDYYLQPMNEAGAYIRKWLSIFPNELSEVKEELYNNFKEKKDITFISAPTENLQARYITHWLEENKRYLDGKRTAIVMCDENLLQTVIHCIPGENVEDVNVTTGYPLQQTPIASMVAQLINLQTEGYSQRENAYRLHHINRVLRHPYGKFITDEADALLRKFNSTKQYYIKAAENSIFRHVEHDRQHLQQFVAWLSEIVRMIAKNGRMQDDQLFSESVFRMYTLLNRLAELMAAGDLEANFTIFRRLLNQLIASTNIPFHGEPARGVQIMGVLETRNLDFDHVLLLSCNEGNMPKGVDDTSFIPHFIRKAYELTTIDNKVAIYSYYFHSLLQRAKDVTILYNNSTQGSKTGEMSRFMLQMMVELGQPIRRLALQAGQEPMQGTATDIAKDAVVVEKLNEISYFSPTALNTYQRCQLMFYYKYIGGLAESDDSDEDDIDGRVFGNIFHLAAELMYEQLLPREVITRENIEYVLKTGKSAQSVTTGNHQSTFDDVISEAFARELFLQKKGTKQHPKLNGLQLINREVVEKYLRQLLRLDARIAPMRVIKHEFDIFKEVEIEVNGTRKKLKIGGRVDRLDEVGTGTSRPRLRVVDYKTGNKVAKELGSVEEIFNPANIHDKKSDYTLQALLYSIIESTDDEEHNLAHLPVSPALLFIQHAGGDDYSPVLSLGKKRIDRAEDYADEFFTLLKAKMEEIFNKDIPFKPTETLRTCEYCPYRQLCGR